In a genomic window of Dyadobacter fermentans DSM 18053:
- a CDS encoding Spy/CpxP family protein refolding chaperone, whose translation MSTTAHAQRRSEEEIKRIQDAKVAIITNRLNLTPEQSTGFWPMYNEYAQKRREIHRAQRKIINDKKAEGQNDEAVLNNLKEVQELRQKELDLEKDYQNKFLKVITASQVIELYKAERTFNDMLIQRLKQKN comes from the coding sequence GTGTCCACAACGGCTCATGCTCAGCGTCGTTCCGAGGAAGAAATCAAGCGCATTCAGGACGCCAAGGTCGCGATCATTACCAACCGCCTGAACCTGACGCCCGAGCAATCGACGGGCTTCTGGCCGATGTATAATGAATACGCGCAGAAGAGACGTGAAATCCATCGTGCACAGCGCAAGATCATCAATGATAAAAAGGCCGAAGGACAGAACGACGAAGCGGTGCTGAACAACCTGAAAGAAGTGCAGGAACTCCGCCAGAAAGAACTCGACCTCGAAAAAGATTATCAAAATAAATTTTTAAAGGTGATTACCGCCAGCCAGGTGATCGAATTGTATAAGGCTGAGCGTACATTTAACGACATGCTGATCCAACGGTTGAAGCAAAAGAATTGA
- a CDS encoding RNA polymerase sigma factor — MSDEELLSLFENPETRRNAFNQLVRKYQQKVYWLVRKMVVDHDDANDITQDVFIKAWTALENFRGDAKLYTWLYRIASNEAINFLNKKRRKYFIPIYDVENELSEKLEADPDVSGDAIQLKLQKAILKLPEKQRLVFNLKYFEDLPYEEISEITGTSVGALKASYHWASKKIEDFLNDTD; from the coding sequence ATGTCCGACGAAGAATTATTATCCCTTTTTGAGAATCCCGAAACGCGGAGGAACGCTTTCAATCAGCTGGTGCGGAAGTACCAGCAAAAAGTATATTGGCTGGTACGGAAGATGGTGGTGGATCATGACGATGCCAATGACATTACCCAGGATGTGTTTATCAAGGCATGGACCGCGCTGGAAAATTTCCGCGGCGACGCCAAGCTGTACACCTGGCTCTATCGTATTGCGAGCAACGAAGCCATAAATTTTCTGAACAAAAAACGCCGGAAATATTTCATCCCCATTTACGATGTAGAGAATGAGCTGAGCGAAAAACTGGAAGCCGATCCCGACGTGAGCGGCGACGCCATTCAGCTCAAATTGCAGAAAGCAATATTAAAATTACCGGAAAAGCAGCGTTTGGTATTTAACCTGAAATATTTTGAAGATTTACCCTATGAAGAGATTTCGGAGATCACCGGAACGTCGGTAGGAGCGCTAAAAGCCTCATATCATTGGGCTTCGAAAAAAATTGAGGATTTTTTGAACGACACCGATTAA
- a CDS encoding transketolase family protein gives MKKYTFTEKKDTRSGFGAGMHVLGQQNPNVVALCADLVGSLKLEPFIKENPERFIQCGISEANMIGVSAGLTIGGKIPFATTFANFATGRVYDQIRQSVAYSGKNVKICASHAGLTLGEDGATHQILEDIGMMKMLPGMTVINPCDYNQTKAATIALAEHEGPAYLRFGRPVIPVFTDPDQKFEIGKAWTVNEGTDVSIFATGHMVWEAIQAGEILEAEGINAEIINIHTIKPLDEEAILKSVEKTGCVVTAEEHNRIGGLGDSVAQVLVKNKLVPQEYVAVNDSFGESGTPAQLLEKYGLDAKHIVEAAKRAIARK, from the coding sequence ATGAAAAAATACACCTTCACTGAGAAGAAAGATACGCGTTCGGGCTTCGGTGCCGGAATGCACGTGCTGGGGCAGCAAAATCCCAACGTTGTGGCGCTTTGTGCCGACCTCGTGGGTTCTTTGAAACTCGAACCGTTCATCAAAGAAAACCCTGAGCGCTTTATCCAATGCGGTATTTCCGAAGCGAATATGATCGGTGTTTCGGCCGGTTTGACCATCGGAGGCAAAATTCCTTTCGCAACAACTTTCGCGAACTTTGCGACCGGCCGTGTGTACGACCAGATCCGTCAGAGCGTAGCATATTCAGGCAAAAATGTGAAAATCTGTGCTTCACACGCAGGTTTGACTTTGGGTGAAGATGGTGCTACACACCAGATCCTCGAAGATATCGGGATGATGAAAATGCTTCCGGGCATGACGGTTATCAACCCTTGCGACTACAACCAGACCAAAGCGGCTACCATCGCATTGGCAGAACATGAAGGCCCTGCTTACCTGCGTTTTGGCCGTCCGGTAATCCCTGTTTTCACTGATCCGGACCAGAAGTTCGAAATCGGTAAGGCGTGGACTGTGAACGAAGGTACTGACGTGAGCATCTTCGCAACCGGCCACATGGTATGGGAAGCGATCCAGGCTGGCGAAATCCTTGAAGCAGAGGGTATCAATGCAGAGATCATCAATATCCACACCATTAAGCCGCTGGACGAAGAGGCGATCCTGAAATCGGTGGAGAAAACAGGCTGCGTAGTAACAGCTGAGGAGCACAACCGCATCGGTGGTTTGGGTGACAGCGTGGCGCAGGTTTTGGTTAAAAACAAACTTGTTCCGCAGGAATATGTAGCTGTAAACGACAGCTTCGGTGAAAGCGGAACGCCGGCACAATTGCTGGAAAAATACGGCCTCGATGCAAAACACATTGTAGAAGCGGCAAAACGCGCGATAGCAAGAAAGTAA
- a CDS encoding transketolase, producing MEIEQLEKVASQVRRDIVRMVHGCQSGHPGGSLGCTELLVALYFERMKLKENDGKVVFDMDGKDEDLFFLSNGHISPVWYSVLARKGYFPVSELATFRKLDSRLQGHPTTHEHLEGIRIASGSLGQGLSVALGAATAKKLNNDKGTVYVLMGDGEQQEGQVWEAATFAPHHQVDNLVAFIDLNGQQIDGPTVKVMNNRDLGAKYEAFGWEVINIEEGNDMAAVVKGLYEAKGRLGHGRPIMVLLHTGMGYGVDFMMGSHKWHGVAPNDEQLAAALAQLDETLGDY from the coding sequence ATGGAAATTGAACAATTAGAAAAAGTAGCATCCCAGGTTCGCAGGGACATCGTACGAATGGTACACGGTTGTCAGTCGGGACACCCTGGCGGGTCGCTGGGCTGCACCGAATTGTTGGTAGCATTGTACTTTGAGCGCATGAAGCTTAAAGAGAATGATGGCAAGGTTGTATTCGATATGGACGGTAAGGACGAAGACCTTTTCTTCCTTTCGAACGGCCACATTTCCCCGGTATGGTACAGCGTATTGGCGCGCAAGGGCTATTTCCCTGTATCGGAGCTGGCTACTTTCCGCAAGCTGGATTCACGTCTGCAAGGACACCCTACCACGCATGAGCACCTCGAAGGTATCCGCATCGCGTCGGGCTCACTGGGCCAGGGATTGTCGGTAGCGCTGGGCGCGGCAACAGCCAAGAAACTGAATAACGACAAAGGAACCGTATATGTACTGATGGGCGACGGCGAGCAGCAGGAAGGCCAGGTTTGGGAAGCCGCTACTTTTGCTCCGCACCACCAGGTGGATAACCTCGTTGCATTCATCGACCTCAACGGCCAGCAAATCGACGGCCCTACTGTGAAGGTCATGAACAACCGCGACCTGGGTGCCAAATATGAGGCATTCGGATGGGAAGTAATCAACATCGAAGAAGGAAACGACATGGCCGCAGTAGTGAAAGGTCTGTACGAAGCCAAAGGACGTCTGGGGCATGGCAGACCAATCATGGTATTGCTCCACACGGGCATGGGCTACGGCGTCGATTTCATGATGGGCAGCCACAAATGGCACGGTGTAGCGCCAAACGACGAGCAATTGGCAGCGGCACTGGCTCAGCTTGACGAAACTTTGGGAGATTATTAA
- the bcp gene encoding thioredoxin-dependent thiol peroxidase, translating into MGLKVGDPAPAFSVKDQDGNLVKLSDLKGEKVVLYFYPKDNTPTCTNQACNIRDNYAALLKKGYKVFGVSPDSEKSHQRFIKKHNLPFPLLADTEHQMINAYGVWGEKTTFGRTYMGLLRTTFVINKKGIIEEIISKVESSKHTDQILGKTE; encoded by the coding sequence ATGGGCCTAAAAGTCGGTGACCCCGCACCCGCATTTTCAGTAAAAGATCAGGATGGAAATCTAGTAAAACTGTCGGATTTGAAAGGAGAAAAAGTCGTTTTGTACTTTTATCCCAAAGATAACACACCTACCTGCACCAACCAGGCCTGCAACATCCGCGACAACTACGCGGCGCTCCTGAAAAAGGGTTATAAGGTGTTCGGAGTGAGCCCGGACAGCGAAAAATCGCATCAGCGGTTTATCAAAAAACATAACCTGCCATTCCCCCTGCTGGCAGATACCGAGCATCAAATGATTAATGCTTACGGCGTTTGGGGAGAAAAAACAACTTTCGGACGGACCTACATGGGTTTACTCCGCACAACCTTCGTCATCAATAAAAAAGGGATCATCGAGGAGATTATTTCCAAAGTGGAATCATCGAAACACACTGATCAAATTCTTGGAAAAACTGAATAA